Proteins from a genomic interval of Nostoc sp. TCL240-02:
- a CDS encoding NADP-dependent oxidoreductase, which yields MSDLMNKQIILKSRPVGEPKESDFALVETPTPEPGEGEILSRTLYLSLDPYMRGRISASESYAASVELNSAIVGGTVSQVIKSNHPQFQVGDFVLSNNGWQTYAVSKGETLRKLDPTQAPLSYSLGVLGMPGLTAYAALLDIGQPKEGETVVVSAASGAVGAVVGQIAKIKGARVVGIVGSDDKRDYIVKELGFDVGINRKTQELDSALKEAAPNGIDVYYDNTAGVILETVLQQINLGARIPLVGLISEYNATSTPSGPNLMPLLVKRALIKGFLVTDYQHRLNDFLRDVFGWLQSGQLKYKEDVVIGLENAPRAFIGLLRGENFGKLIVKVNDDPTVN from the coding sequence ATGTCTGATTTAATGAACAAACAAATCATCCTCAAAAGCCGTCCAGTCGGCGAACCAAAAGAGAGTGATTTTGCTTTAGTAGAAACACCAACTCCCGAACCGGGTGAGGGCGAAATTCTTAGCCGCACCCTTTATCTATCTCTCGACCCTTATATGCGTGGTCGCATTAGTGCAAGTGAGTCTTATGCTGCATCAGTAGAATTGAATTCTGCGATCGTGGGTGGTACAGTCAGCCAAGTAATTAAATCAAATCATCCTCAATTTCAAGTAGGGGATTTTGTTTTGAGCAATAACGGTTGGCAAACTTATGCTGTATCTAAGGGTGAGACACTACGTAAACTTGATCCCACTCAAGCACCTTTATCTTATAGCTTAGGTGTACTGGGTATGCCTGGTCTGACTGCTTATGCTGCTTTGCTTGATATCGGCCAACCGAAAGAAGGTGAGACTGTTGTGGTTTCAGCCGCCTCTGGTGCTGTGGGTGCAGTAGTCGGTCAAATTGCCAAAATTAAAGGTGCTAGAGTCGTGGGAATTGTCGGGAGTGACGATAAGCGGGACTATATCGTTAAAGAATTAGGTTTTGATGTTGGCATTAACCGCAAAACCCAAGAACTTGATTCAGCACTCAAAGAAGCTGCACCTAATGGCATTGATGTTTACTATGACAATACAGCAGGTGTGATTTTAGAAACTGTATTGCAGCAGATCAACCTTGGGGCAAGAATTCCACTAGTAGGTTTAATTTCGGAGTATAACGCTACATCTACTCCATCAGGGCCTAATTTAATGCCATTGCTAGTCAAACGAGCTTTAATCAAAGGTTTCTTAGTTACCGATTATCAACATCGGCTTAATGATTTTTTGCGTGATGTTTTTGGATGGTTACAGTCTGGTCAACTTAAGTATAAAGAAGATGTAGTTATTGGTTTAGAAAACGCTCCTCGTGCATTCATCGGTTTACTTCGAGGTGAGAATTTTGGCAAGCTGATTGTCAAGGTTAATGACGACCCAACAGTCAACTGA
- a CDS encoding outer membrane protein assembly factor — translation MRVSATAIFTLATLAAANVTQQATAASAKTVTPTAKAGNLVVPIIEDTPARIETIATPETIVAQQFSQNSVAAQTGASKNSPVVLKSAKELISQAILPTSPSPSSKTPATDSNLVVTATDVQVVGANQELQEIIRKVIKTQVGGETSQSQLQRDVAAILDTGLFSKVSVNSFSTQAGLNVVYQMQPVIVRSLQLSGAKVLTYQVAQQSLQSQIGTTISPAGLQQAVAQINKWYADNGYNLARVLSIKPSSQGILTVNVAEGLVSNIKFRFVNDEGKTVDSKGNPVGGRTKPDFLQQQLKLKPGQIFQENVVKQDIQQLYRTGLFESVNVALEGDATKLDLVYQLKETGARGVNLGGSYNADQGLVGTISYQDQNVGGINDTLGVNIGVSSRDLQFNSKFVSPYRATNPDRLGYTVNGFRNRELSETFDDKIKLANGDKVREGQIGGSVSLQRPIDNWNTSLGLNYTRTSIRDRQGNITPTDAQGNPLSVSGTGVDDLTTVSFTATKDQRDNPLNPTQGSVLSLSTEQSIPIGQGNISLNRLKANYSQYLPVQLFNSKQPQVFAVNLQAGTVVGNLPPYESFNLGGSNSVRGYDSGDVGSGRSYVLASAEYRFPVLPIVGGVLFADFASDLGSGDTVLGDPAGVRDKPGYGFGYGAGVRLNSPLGLIRADYGINDQGESKVHLGIGQRF, via the coding sequence ATGCGAGTTTCTGCTACTGCAATTTTTACTTTAGCTACTTTAGCTGCTGCCAATGTGACTCAGCAAGCAACGGCTGCATCTGCTAAAACGGTTACTCCAACGGCAAAAGCCGGTAACTTGGTAGTGCCGATAATTGAAGACACTCCTGCACGGATAGAGACAATTGCAACTCCTGAAACTATAGTTGCACAACAATTTTCTCAAAATTCCGTCGCCGCACAAACAGGTGCAAGCAAAAATTCCCCAGTAGTCTTAAAGTCAGCAAAAGAATTAATTTCCCAAGCCATCCTCCCTACCTCCCCCTCGCCATCTTCCAAAACCCCTGCTACTGATAGCAATTTGGTAGTCACAGCTACAGATGTACAGGTAGTGGGAGCCAATCAAGAATTGCAAGAGATTATTCGTAAAGTCATTAAAACTCAGGTGGGTGGAGAAACCAGTCAAAGCCAGCTACAAAGAGATGTCGCTGCAATTTTGGATACAGGTTTATTTAGCAAAGTCAGTGTGAATAGCTTTAGCACACAAGCTGGATTGAATGTAGTTTATCAAATGCAACCAGTAATTGTGCGATCGCTGCAATTATCTGGTGCAAAAGTCCTCACCTACCAAGTAGCCCAACAAAGTCTGCAATCTCAGATTGGAACCACCATCAGTCCTGCTGGACTCCAGCAAGCAGTAGCACAAATTAACAAATGGTACGCCGACAACGGTTATAACTTAGCACGAGTACTATCAATTAAACCCAGTTCTCAAGGCATTCTCACTGTGAATGTTGCTGAAGGCTTAGTGAGTAATATCAAATTTCGCTTTGTCAACGACGAGGGTAAAACCGTTGATAGCAAGGGTAATCCCGTCGGAGGACGCACCAAACCAGATTTCCTACAACAGCAACTCAAACTGAAACCTGGTCAAATTTTCCAAGAAAATGTCGTCAAGCAAGACATCCAACAGCTATATCGCACTGGTTTATTTGAGAGTGTGAATGTTGCCTTAGAAGGAGATGCGACAAAACTTGATTTAGTCTACCAACTTAAAGAAACTGGGGCGCGTGGTGTTAATTTGGGTGGTAGTTACAATGCAGATCAGGGTTTAGTAGGCACAATCAGCTATCAAGATCAAAATGTTGGCGGTATTAACGATACATTAGGTGTGAATATTGGCGTAAGTAGCCGGGACTTGCAATTTAATAGCAAATTTGTCAGTCCTTATCGGGCAACAAACCCCGATCGCTTGGGGTACACTGTGAATGGTTTTCGTAATCGGGAACTTTCGGAAACCTTTGATGACAAGATTAAGCTAGCTAACGGCGACAAAGTGCGGGAAGGTCAAATTGGTGGGAGTGTCAGCTTACAGCGACCAATTGACAACTGGAATACCTCATTAGGATTAAACTATACCCGAACTAGTATTCGCGATCGCCAAGGTAATATTACTCCAACTGACGCTCAAGGCAATCCCCTCTCTGTCAGTGGAACTGGTGTTGATGACCTAACTACCGTATCCTTCACCGCCACAAAAGACCAACGAGATAATCCCCTCAACCCAACTCAAGGTTCCGTTCTGAGTTTGAGTACAGAACAATCTATACCTATAGGTCAAGGTAATATTTCCCTCAATCGCCTCAAAGCCAATTACAGCCAATATCTACCAGTACAGTTATTTAACAGCAAACAGCCACAAGTCTTTGCTGTGAACCTGCAAGCTGGTACTGTTGTTGGTAATTTACCGCCTTATGAAAGCTTTAACTTAGGTGGTTCTAATTCAGTGCGCGGTTACGATTCCGGTGATGTGGGAAGTGGTCGCAGTTATGTCTTAGCTTCTGCTGAATATCGTTTTCCAGTTTTACCAATCGTAGGGGGTGTATTATTTGCCGACTTTGCTTCAGACTTAGGCTCAGGTGATACTGTATTAGGAGATCCTGCGGGTGTGCGAGACAAACCCGGCTATGGTTTTGGTTATGGGGCTGGAGTCCGCTTAAATTCACCACTAGGTTTAATTCGGGCTGATTATGGCATTAATGACCAGGGAGAAAGCAAAGTGCATTTAGGTATAGGTCAGAGGTTTTAA
- a CDS encoding lipid-A-disaccharide synthase-related protein yields the protein MSNLSRLSVASNSQAATSPLRLLVLSNGHGEDVIAVRILQELQRQSNPPEIFALPLVGEGRAYQQLDIPLIGSVRTMPSGGFIYMDGRQLARDVRGGLLQLTLSQIKAVRRWVSSQKKLGNKRAILAVGDIVPLLFATFSGANYAFVGTAKSEYYVRDEAGLLPRKSKDARWENFSGSVYHPWERWLMSRRRCKAVFPRDVLTTETLKQWPIPAFNLGNPMMDGLQPTFSRQQFYSRDSHQQETVRPLMVTLLPGSRPPEAYTNWEKIMIAVSALMASFQERDSVFYTSGTVVFLGAIAPGLDSNILSQSVQSQGWRVESVCPIQLPDPNVLTFKQRNAYFLLTQQAYNDCLHLGDFAIAMAGTATEQFIGLGKPAIAIPGNGPQYNPAFAEAQSRLLGSSLILVQQPAEVAEIVQSLFKDPDILQIIAENGLRRMGKPGAALRIAECLQERLS from the coding sequence ATGAGTAATTTATCCCGCTTATCTGTAGCTTCCAACTCCCAGGCTGCAACTTCTCCTTTACGGTTACTTGTATTAAGTAATGGTCATGGGGAAGATGTAATTGCAGTTCGGATTTTGCAAGAACTCCAACGACAATCAAACCCACCAGAGATATTTGCTTTACCTCTGGTGGGTGAAGGACGTGCTTACCAACAGTTGGATATCCCTCTTATCGGTTCAGTCCGCACTATGCCTTCTGGCGGTTTTATTTATATGGATGGCCGCCAGTTAGCGCGGGATGTACGCGGTGGTTTATTGCAACTTACCCTCAGCCAGATTAAAGCTGTCCGCCGATGGGTGAGTTCTCAAAAAAAATTAGGTAATAAAAGAGCGATTTTAGCTGTGGGAGATATCGTCCCCCTGTTGTTTGCAACTTTTAGTGGCGCTAATTATGCTTTTGTGGGTACGGCGAAATCTGAATATTATGTGCGCGATGAAGCTGGATTATTACCACGGAAATCCAAAGATGCGCGTTGGGAAAACTTTTCTGGTTCAGTCTACCATCCTTGGGAACGTTGGTTAATGAGTCGTCGCCGTTGTAAGGCAGTGTTTCCTAGAGATGTGCTGACGACGGAAACATTAAAACAATGGCCAATTCCCGCTTTTAATTTGGGTAATCCCATGATGGATGGTCTACAACCGACCTTTTCACGCCAACAATTTTATAGTCGGGATAGTCACCAGCAAGAAACGGTTAGACCTTTAATGGTGACTCTTCTTCCTGGTTCCCGTCCGCCAGAAGCATACACCAACTGGGAAAAAATTATGATTGCTGTATCTGCACTGATGGCAAGTTTCCAGGAGCGAGATTCGGTGTTTTACACTTCTGGTACGGTGGTATTTTTAGGTGCGATCGCACCGGGCTTAGACTCTAATATTTTATCCCAAAGCGTGCAATCCCAAGGCTGGCGAGTGGAATCGGTATGTCCTATCCAACTTCCCGATCCAAATGTATTGACATTTAAACAAAGAAACGCTTATTTTTTGCTGACTCAACAAGCCTATAATGACTGCTTACATTTGGGAGATTTTGCGATCGCAATGGCAGGTACAGCCACAGAACAGTTTATCGGTTTAGGGAAACCTGCGATCGCTATTCCCGGCAATGGCCCCCAATATAACCCTGCATTTGCTGAAGCTCAAAGCCGTCTTTTAGGCTCATCTTTGATTTTAGTCCAGCAACCAGCTGAAGTGGCCGAGATCGTCCAGTCTCTATTCAAAGATCCTGATATTTTGCAAATTATTGCCGAAAATGGTCTGCGACGTATGGGTAAACCAGGAGCTGCACTACGCATTGCAGAATGTTTACAGGAACGATTGAGTTGA
- a CDS encoding response regulator transcription factor, which produces MNEISIILIEDHDLTRMGLRAALQSHSALKVIGEAANATQGLKLLETAKPDVAVVDIGLPDMDGIELTRKFKRHQAETGQTTTKILILTMDHTEDAVLAAFAAGADSYYMKETSISKLTEAIQATHGGNSWIDPAIANVVLRKMRQGIPGESQSSDKPKTVKIEALASEYEQVLETYPLTQRELEILELIVAGCSNGQIAEKLYITVGTVKTHVRNILNKLCADDRTQAAVRALRSGLVA; this is translated from the coding sequence ATGAATGAAATTAGCATTATTTTAATTGAAGATCATGACTTAACACGAATGGGGCTAAGAGCGGCATTACAGTCTCACAGCGCCTTGAAGGTAATAGGCGAAGCAGCAAATGCGACTCAAGGACTAAAACTTTTAGAAACGGCAAAGCCAGATGTAGCTGTTGTAGACATCGGTTTACCTGACATGGATGGCATTGAACTCACCCGTAAATTCAAACGCCATCAAGCTGAAACTGGTCAGACGACAACGAAAATTCTGATCCTAACAATGGATCACACCGAAGACGCTGTACTTGCAGCTTTTGCAGCAGGTGCTGATTCTTATTACATGAAAGAAACAAGCATCAGTAAATTAACTGAGGCGATTCAAGCAACTCACGGCGGTAACTCTTGGATCGATCCGGCAATTGCCAATGTGGTATTGCGAAAAATGCGCCAAGGTATTCCTGGAGAAAGCCAAAGTTCTGATAAGCCGAAGACTGTAAAAATTGAGGCACTAGCCTCAGAATACGAGCAAGTTTTAGAAACATACCCCCTAACTCAACGGGAATTGGAAATCTTAGAATTGATTGTAGCTGGGTGTAGCAATGGGCAAATTGCCGAGAAACTCTATATTACAGTTGGTACCGTAAAGACTCATGTTCGTAATATTCTAAATAAATTATGTGCTGATGACCGTACCCAAGCTGCCGTCAGGGCCTTACGTTCTGGATTAGTAGCATAA
- a CDS encoding hybrid sensor histidine kinase/response regulator encodes MEETLKILVVDDDEVDRMVVRQGLTIAGIQMELSEVGDGNDAFSALSSTAYDCVFLDYDLPNQDGLTLIQRLRFSEIKVPIVVLTSQGDEQMSFQLINAGATDHLSKSRVSPENLAQILRSAIRIYRAEMQAALAKEQLRESNEKLVRKNQELERQQEQIQMQNFKLLEASRLKSHFLATMSHELRTPMNAIIGFSQILLRPKFGQLNNQQADMVERILNNGKHLLMLLNEVLDFSKLEIGRLDLKAEIFDVSKVINLAVGEMRSLADAKKLSLLVQTDLQNPLIFNDPVRIRQILTNLLSNAIKFTESGEIWVEVKELPTNKVVIIVRDTGIGIASRNFKRIFEAFRQVDQTITRKYPGNGLGLAIVDSLVRMMGGKIFLESKLGIGSMFKIELPRQITLQNVADDPPNLQLDSNGILGRAKNTDQSSSQARQAPIGYPKYKL; translated from the coding sequence ATGGAAGAGACGCTGAAAATTTTGGTTGTAGACGATGACGAAGTAGACAGGATGGTAGTCCGTCAGGGTCTGACGATAGCAGGTATTCAGATGGAACTGTCTGAAGTCGGCGATGGCAATGATGCGTTTTCTGCCTTAAGCAGTACTGCTTATGATTGTGTTTTCCTCGACTATGATTTACCAAACCAGGATGGACTAACCTTGATTCAACGGCTACGTTTTTCGGAAATTAAAGTTCCTATAGTAGTCTTGACTAGTCAAGGAGATGAACAAATGTCTTTTCAATTAATTAATGCTGGTGCTACAGACCATCTCTCTAAGTCTAGAGTATCGCCAGAAAACTTGGCACAGATTTTGCGGAGTGCAATTCGGATTTATCGGGCTGAAATGCAGGCAGCTTTGGCAAAAGAGCAGCTTAGAGAAAGTAATGAAAAACTCGTTCGTAAGAACCAAGAATTGGAGAGACAACAAGAACAGATTCAAATGCAAAACTTTAAGCTGTTGGAGGCATCACGGTTAAAATCACATTTTTTAGCCACTATGTCCCACGAACTCAGAACGCCGATGAATGCGATTATTGGTTTTTCGCAAATACTTCTGCGTCCTAAGTTTGGTCAACTAAATAACCAGCAAGCAGATATGGTTGAGCGCATCTTGAATAATGGGAAGCATTTACTGATGCTACTCAATGAAGTTCTTGACTTTTCTAAGCTGGAGATAGGACGATTAGACTTAAAGGCAGAAATATTTGATGTATCAAAGGTCATAAATCTCGCTGTAGGTGAAATGCGTTCCCTTGCTGATGCTAAAAAGCTGTCATTGTTAGTGCAAACCGATTTGCAAAATCCTTTGATATTTAACGATCCTGTTCGGATCAGACAAATTTTAACTAACCTACTTTCCAATGCGATTAAGTTCACAGAGTCTGGCGAGATTTGGGTTGAGGTTAAGGAACTACCTACAAATAAAGTAGTAATTATTGTTCGGGATACAGGTATTGGTATAGCATCCAGAAATTTTAAACGTATCTTTGAAGCATTTCGCCAAGTCGATCAAACTATCACTCGCAAATATCCAGGGAATGGTCTGGGTTTGGCAATTGTAGATTCATTAGTGCGAATGATGGGCGGCAAAATTTTTCTGGAGAGCAAATTGGGCATTGGTTCAATGTTTAAAATTGAATTGCCGCGTCAAATCACATTACAAAATGTGGCAGATGACCCTCCCAATTTACAATTAGACAGCAACGGAATTTTGGGTAGAGCAAAAAATACCGATCAGTCATCTTCTCAAGCTAGGCAAGCACCGATAGGATATCCTAAATATAAACTATAA
- a CDS encoding hybrid sensor histidine kinase/response regulator, producing MSVVENNKIYRILAVDDTRDNLILVQAILESEGYEIDLASDGIKALRQVEKSPPDLILLDVMMPGMDGYEVTRRIRNNPAISYIPILLITAFHESSVVEGLDAGADDFIRKPFDTDELLARVRSLLRLKHSLDEQQKMTRQREDFVSRLTHDLRTPLVAADRMLNLFEMETFCKISPEMKQAIAVMIRSNQNLMEMVNTLLEVYRFEAGKKTLNWEVCDLREISEEVVSELSPLTNEKGLTLTIDTSKLEPLGKKAGIIMGDRLELRRVLNNLIANAIKFTDTGGITIRIFETSLPPVNQDSVTIEVQDTGYGIAAEDQATIFERFRQGKNKRSGSGLGLHLSHRIVEGHAGTIQVASEVGKGTLFTVQLPKNI from the coding sequence ATGTCTGTAGTTGAAAATAATAAAATTTATCGTATTCTCGCAGTTGATGACACTCGAGATAATCTTATTTTGGTTCAAGCAATTTTAGAAAGTGAGGGATATGAAATTGATTTGGCTTCAGATGGAATAAAGGCTTTGAGGCAAGTTGAAAAATCTCCACCCGATCTGATTTTGTTAGATGTAATGATGCCGGGGATGGATGGTTATGAAGTCACACGTCGGATTCGGAATAACCCAGCAATTAGTTATATTCCAATTCTGCTGATTACTGCTTTTCATGAATCTAGCGTTGTCGAAGGTTTAGATGCTGGTGCTGACGATTTTATTCGTAAACCATTTGATACGGATGAACTACTGGCAAGAGTGCGATCGCTATTACGCCTCAAGCACAGTCTGGACGAACAACAGAAAATGACCCGCCAACGGGAAGACTTTGTTTCCCGTCTGACTCATGATTTGCGAACTCCTTTAGTAGCCGCCGATCGGATGTTGAATTTGTTTGAGATGGAAACATTTTGCAAAATCTCGCCGGAAATGAAACAGGCGATCGCAGTTATGATTCGCAGTAACCAAAATTTGATGGAAATGGTAAACACCCTCCTAGAAGTCTATCGCTTCGAGGCAGGTAAAAAAACGTTGAATTGGGAAGTATGTGATTTACGTGAGATATCTGAAGAAGTAGTGAGCGAACTAAGCCCCCTAACTAATGAAAAAGGTTTGACCCTGACAATAGACACCAGTAAATTAGAACCACTGGGTAAAAAGGCTGGGATTATTATGGGCGATCGCTTGGAACTACGGCGGGTGCTAAACAATTTGATTGCCAATGCCATCAAATTTACGGATACAGGAGGGATCACAATCCGCATTTTTGAAACATCACTTCCTCCAGTAAATCAAGATTCGGTAACAATTGAGGTACAAGATACAGGATATGGAATTGCGGCCGAGGATCAGGCAACAATTTTTGAGCGATTTCGCCAAGGCAAAAATAAACGTTCAGGTAGTGGCTTAGGGCTACATTTATCCCACAGGATTGTAGAAGGGCACGCAGGAACTATCCAGGTTGCTTCTGAAGTAGGTAAGGGTACTTTGTTCACTGTCCAACTACCCAAGAACATTTAA
- a CDS encoding response regulator: MYLAHSFMSDEKQQNSHQPLILAVEDHDDSLLLISYALELMGCRFICQTDCSATVLVAKEYQPDLILLDILLPGLSGIDVVRHLKQEPLTSKIPAIAVTALATTEDRGRILKAGFDDYISKPYMIQDLEAIIRRVLGGKFSPHSAFELCQD, encoded by the coding sequence ATGTATTTGGCACATTCATTCATGAGTGATGAAAAGCAGCAAAACTCTCACCAGCCTTTGATTTTGGCAGTGGAAGACCATGATGATAGTCTTTTGCTGATTAGTTATGCTCTTGAGTTAATGGGTTGTAGATTTATTTGTCAAACAGATTGTTCTGCAACAGTGCTGGTGGCTAAAGAATATCAACCGGACTTAATTTTGTTGGATATTTTGTTACCAGGTCTTAGCGGTATTGATGTTGTGCGTCATCTAAAGCAAGAACCCTTAACTTCCAAAATTCCAGCGATCGCAGTCACAGCTTTAGCTACCACGGAGGATCGAGGGCGTATCCTCAAGGCAGGATTTGATGACTATATCAGCAAACCCTATATGATTCAAGACTTAGAGGCTATAATTCGCCGTGTATTGGGAGGAAAATTCTCTCCTCACTCAGCTTTTGAACTTTGTCAAGATTAG
- a CDS encoding RtcB family protein, giving the protein MQPKNLKRLLRALERQGLDVTYDNRTYSVRLLNSPDAPVAEVLLPESFPVEAKALKQLANLASVRHPSGGCVCRACATPDFHPGDAGVAIGSIVETVGQVIPGAVGSDINCGMRLHVADLTIDEFMAKRDQFVEKMKGDYFFGTRDVTMTAEAMRSLFQYGIPGWLDAMLDRPTGSVIKSDLQQLAQESERIFLGGSMDGNWKLAPEELVPDSGMVRDGGLATIGGGNHFVEVQRVDKVENRPLAHVWGVREGQLAFMIHSGSRNVGKYIGGMWRDKAKATWQKGLKYPDSQIFPLSTHSHPELVASYLQAEATAANYAFINRLLLAELLRLRLREVYYKDVEAPLIYDLPHNIILPEGNGWVTRKGACPAHTGQPVIIPGSMGAYSYLMVGKGNPAFCNSASHGAGRIRSRFDLNRRGASQNEAELGLTGIDCITLREERRIEEAPAAYKPIQSVIDVQVEAEMVDVVARLSPVLTFKA; this is encoded by the coding sequence ATGCAGCCAAAAAATTTAAAACGTCTCCTGCGTGCTTTAGAGCGGCAAGGTTTGGATGTAACTTACGATAATCGCACTTATTCTGTCCGTTTACTTAATTCTCCTGATGCCCCTGTAGCAGAAGTGCTACTGCCAGAAAGCTTCCCCGTAGAAGCTAAGGCACTGAAGCAGCTAGCGAATTTGGCAAGCGTCCGCCATCCATCTGGTGGATGCGTTTGCCGTGCCTGTGCTACCCCTGACTTTCACCCAGGTGATGCGGGTGTTGCCATTGGTTCAATTGTGGAAACTGTGGGTCAGGTTATCCCTGGCGCTGTCGGTTCTGATATCAATTGTGGAATGCGCCTGCACGTTGCTGATTTGACAATTGACGAATTCATGGCAAAGCGCGACCAATTCGTCGAAAAAATGAAGGGGGATTACTTCTTTGGTACGCGTGATGTGACAATGACTGCTGAGGCAATGCGATCGCTATTTCAATACGGAATTCCCGGTTGGTTGGATGCCATGCTAGATCGGCCTACGGGGAGTGTAATCAAATCTGATTTGCAGCAACTTGCCCAAGAGAGCGAACGCATCTTCTTAGGTGGTTCAATGGATGGTAACTGGAAACTCGCGCCTGAAGAATTGGTTCCCGATAGCGGAATGGTACGCGATGGCGGACTGGCAACCATTGGCGGCGGCAATCATTTTGTAGAAGTGCAGCGAGTTGATAAAGTCGAAAATCGCCCACTTGCCCACGTTTGGGGAGTGCGCGAGGGACAACTGGCTTTTATGATTCACTCTGGTTCTAGAAATGTGGGTAAGTATATCGGGGGAATGTGGCGAGATAAAGCTAAGGCGACTTGGCAAAAAGGTCTGAAGTACCCTGATTCTCAGATTTTTCCTCTCTCTACCCATTCTCACCCCGAATTAGTCGCCAGTTACCTGCAAGCTGAGGCAACTGCTGCTAACTATGCTTTTATTAATCGCCTGCTATTAGCAGAACTGCTACGTCTGCGTTTGCGAGAAGTATATTATAAAGATGTGGAAGCACCTCTAATTTATGACTTGCCGCATAATATCATCTTGCCAGAAGGTAATGGATGGGTAACACGCAAGGGCGCTTGTCCCGCCCATACAGGGCAACCAGTGATTATCCCTGGTTCAATGGGGGCTTATTCTTATCTGATGGTGGGTAAAGGCAATCCAGCCTTTTGTAATTCGGCCTCACACGGGGCGGGAAGAATTCGTTCTCGCTTCGACCTCAATCGCAGAGGTGCATCTCAAAATGAGGCAGAACTGGGATTAACCGGGATAGACTGCATTACCTTGCGTGAAGAACGCCGCATTGAAGAAGCACCAGCCGCCTATAAACCGATTCAGTCTGTAATTGATGTGCAGGTTGAGGCAGAAATGGTGGACGTTGTGGCGCGATTGAGTCCGGTATTGACGTTTAAAGCGTAG
- a CDS encoding heavy-metal-associated domain-containing protein, translating to MTLQLTVPNMSCSVCASTITKTLQAVDANASVQADPTTKLVSVETQASETEIKEALAAAGYPVA from the coding sequence ATGACTCTCCAACTCACAGTTCCCAATATGTCTTGTTCTGTTTGTGCAAGCACCATCACCAAAACACTTCAGGCAGTCGATGCTAATGCTAGCGTTCAGGCTGATCCAACAACCAAGCTTGTCAGTGTAGAAACTCAAGCATCAGAAACAGAAATTAAGGAAGCGTTGGCTGCTGCTGGCTATCCAGTTGCTTAA